A single window of Micrococcaceae bacterium Sec5.1 DNA harbors:
- a CDS encoding Gfo/Idh/MocA family oxidoreductase codes for MTERTVEETRRPQTPLRWAIAGAGTISRSIVPDLQLLPGDHVEMIFSRNPANAASFAEEFGLDRWTDDFDSLVRDPGVDVVYLATPFATHAAMARQALLAGKHVVVEKPMALNADDVQDLFALAESQGLFLMEAMWMKFNPAFQHLFELLRTGIIGKPSSLRAGFGFPLIADGGSRWDIARSGGTLLDQGIYPVTLAHSIFGEPTAITAHGRLRADGLDFAEHFTLDFAGGQFAQCASSMTEFVDPSAAINGAKGWITIPGMFWTSTTLQIHAGSWEKMFAPEPIDHAREGNGYVPMLRAASEAIRAGEIHHSIHPAKDTIAVFRTLDTIASQLSH; via the coding sequence ATGACGGAAAGAACCGTGGAGGAGACACGGCGTCCCCAAACTCCATTGCGGTGGGCTATCGCCGGGGCCGGCACTATCTCCCGGAGCATAGTGCCGGATTTGCAGCTCTTGCCCGGAGACCACGTGGAAATGATCTTCAGCAGGAACCCGGCGAATGCAGCCAGCTTCGCAGAGGAGTTCGGCCTGGACCGGTGGACCGACGACTTCGATTCCCTTGTCAGGGACCCTGGCGTCGACGTTGTGTACCTGGCGACGCCATTCGCTACTCATGCCGCCATGGCGCGCCAGGCCCTGCTTGCCGGCAAACATGTGGTTGTTGAGAAGCCCATGGCATTGAACGCCGATGATGTGCAAGACCTCTTTGCGCTGGCCGAAAGCCAAGGACTCTTCCTCATGGAGGCAATGTGGATGAAGTTCAACCCGGCATTCCAACACCTTTTCGAGCTACTCCGCACCGGAATCATCGGAAAGCCGTCCAGCCTCCGGGCGGGATTTGGCTTTCCCCTGATCGCCGACGGTGGCAGCAGATGGGACATTGCGCGCAGCGGAGGAACGCTCCTTGATCAAGGGATCTACCCGGTGACATTGGCCCACTCAATCTTCGGTGAGCCAACAGCCATCACGGCCCATGGACGCCTTAGGGCCGACGGGCTGGACTTCGCGGAACATTTCACCCTCGACTTCGCCGGTGGCCAGTTTGCGCAATGCGCGAGTTCAATGACCGAATTCGTCGATCCCTCCGCCGCTATCAACGGCGCCAAGGGCTGGATCACCATCCCAGGCATGTTCTGGACATCCACCACACTCCAGATTCACGCCGGTTCCTGGGAAAAAATGTTCGCCCCTGAACCCATCGATCACGCCCGCGAGGGCAACGGCTACGTCCCCATGCTCAGAGCCGCCAGCGAAGCAATCCGGGCCGGGGAAATCCACCACTCAATACATCCGGCGAAAGACACGATTGCCGTGTTCCGCACCCTGGACACCATCGCCAGCCAGTTATCTCATTGA
- a CDS encoding beta-L-arabinofuranosidase domain-containing protein — MTMTFDYRPLSQIRLREGVFAEAQRVNREALLRLDPDRLLAPFRLEAGLPATAELYGGWESTGLNGHTAGHVLSALAHAVSGDGDPRLEKMLGSLLSGLREVQQASGTGYLGGVPQGRQLWDELIQGDIRASPFELNGRWVPLYNLHKTLAGLVDVAWNVPSVEADQILDELANWWLETTDRLDQEALELIMQTEFGGLTEAFARMALLRQDGRYLHLSMRFIREELITRVLALPGETTQDSLAGLHANTQIPVVVGYAAIARAARELGLEDAATARIGQAARDFFDDVVAWRSSAIGGNSVREHFHRRDDFSPMFLGREGPESCNSYNMVKLAAELYLLDKEDRYLDYIEVTQCSHVLSTQHPGHGGLVYFTSHRPGHYRMYSPEQDGFWCCMGSGYEAHAKHAAHVYVADGDELRISWLLATELNWMEQGVRVTIDSALPSGNTASVRVRVEEPREFTLAIRLPQWARGAKATLGDGGRIDGGRLEEEAGWWRLRRVWDGTEEILLSLDRELQMVRAADDSPWAWIRYGPTVLAEEIPDNGLHYRATGARAAHIASGPLRPLAETPVLLASGLETHSEGGEELSVLASDGQRLTLKPLHRIHDARYRLSWPMAQDGMQITEIQGKLAEQDRASTALEARVVDGVTFGEQQPELDHEVSAQHAERGMTPDGAHWLRPKEPLTLVLRDWTMIGTSLRIESVPGEDQESFLLSGADNGTAATVRQGPDGTSEIQFNSNGSSEARLVIAPRPGHTMPRLRRLLLLTDAADSLA; from the coding sequence ATGACCATGACTTTTGACTACCGCCCCCTCAGCCAAATTCGGCTTCGCGAGGGCGTCTTTGCTGAAGCCCAGCGTGTGAACCGTGAAGCACTGCTGCGTCTGGATCCTGATCGTCTTCTGGCGCCCTTCCGTCTCGAAGCGGGCCTCCCCGCTACGGCGGAGCTCTACGGCGGTTGGGAATCAACGGGACTCAACGGCCACACGGCAGGGCACGTCCTGTCAGCGCTTGCCCACGCTGTATCCGGGGACGGTGACCCACGCCTGGAGAAGATGCTTGGAAGCCTGCTGTCCGGACTGCGGGAAGTGCAGCAGGCCTCCGGCACAGGATACTTGGGCGGCGTACCTCAAGGGCGGCAGCTCTGGGACGAGCTCATTCAGGGAGACATTAGAGCCTCCCCCTTTGAGCTCAACGGGCGTTGGGTTCCCCTGTATAACCTGCACAAGACGCTGGCGGGCTTGGTGGATGTCGCATGGAATGTTCCCTCCGTGGAGGCGGACCAGATCCTGGATGAGCTGGCCAATTGGTGGCTGGAAACCACGGACCGGCTGGACCAGGAAGCACTCGAGCTCATCATGCAAACCGAGTTCGGCGGACTTACTGAAGCGTTCGCCCGCATGGCACTTCTCCGGCAGGACGGGCGCTACCTTCACCTGTCCATGAGGTTCATTCGGGAAGAGCTGATAACCCGGGTGCTGGCTCTACCGGGCGAAACAACGCAGGACTCACTTGCAGGACTCCACGCCAACACGCAGATTCCGGTTGTGGTGGGCTACGCCGCCATTGCCAGGGCTGCCCGCGAACTGGGGTTGGAAGATGCAGCGACAGCGCGCATCGGGCAAGCCGCCCGAGACTTTTTCGACGACGTCGTTGCGTGGCGCAGCAGCGCCATTGGCGGCAACAGTGTTCGGGAGCACTTCCACCGCAGGGACGACTTCTCCCCGATGTTCCTCGGGCGGGAGGGCCCCGAGAGCTGCAACAGCTACAACATGGTCAAGCTGGCAGCCGAGCTTTATCTCCTGGATAAAGAGGACCGCTACCTGGACTACATCGAGGTCACTCAGTGCAGCCATGTGCTATCCACGCAGCACCCTGGGCACGGTGGCCTGGTCTACTTCACTTCCCACCGTCCGGGCCACTACCGGATGTATTCGCCGGAACAGGACGGCTTTTGGTGCTGTATGGGCTCCGGGTACGAGGCTCACGCAAAGCATGCTGCGCACGTGTACGTCGCTGATGGCGACGAACTCCGTATCAGCTGGCTTTTGGCCACGGAACTGAACTGGATGGAGCAGGGCGTCCGGGTCACCATTGACTCGGCCTTACCCTCAGGGAACACCGCCTCCGTCCGCGTGAGAGTGGAGGAGCCGCGGGAATTCACCCTCGCCATCCGCCTACCGCAATGGGCGCGAGGCGCCAAGGCCACACTGGGCGACGGCGGCAGGATCGACGGCGGCAGGCTCGAGGAAGAAGCGGGTTGGTGGCGACTGCGCCGCGTGTGGGACGGGACGGAGGAGATTCTGCTAAGTCTGGACCGTGAACTGCAGATGGTGCGGGCCGCGGATGATTCCCCATGGGCCTGGATCAGATACGGACCCACGGTCCTTGCCGAAGAGATCCCGGACAATGGACTGCATTACCGGGCAACGGGGGCCAGGGCCGCCCACATCGCTTCAGGGCCGCTCAGGCCGCTGGCTGAGACGCCTGTTCTGCTTGCCAGTGGGCTGGAAACGCACTCCGAAGGGGGCGAAGAGCTCTCGGTTCTCGCCTCGGATGGGCAGAGGCTGACGCTAAAGCCTCTGCACAGGATCCACGATGCCCGGTACAGGCTCTCCTGGCCTATGGCTCAGGACGGAATGCAGATCACCGAAATCCAGGGGAAGTTGGCGGAGCAAGACAGGGCATCTACCGCCTTGGAAGCACGGGTAGTGGACGGGGTCACCTTCGGGGAACAGCAGCCTGAACTTGATCATGAGGTTAGCGCCCAGCATGCTGAGCGTGGAATGACACCCGACGGGGCACACTGGCTGCGCCCCAAGGAGCCGCTCACACTGGTGCTGCGTGACTGGACGATGATCGGCACGAGCCTTCGCATTGAAAGCGTGCCGGGGGAGGATCAGGAATCGTTCCTTCTCTCCGGGGCAGACAACGGGACGGCAGCAACAGTCAGGCAAGGGCCGGACGGTACCAGTGAGATTCAGTTCAACAGCAACGGCAGCTCGGAGGCCCGGCTGGTCATTGCTCCTCGGCCGGGCCACACGATGCCAAGGCTAAGGCGCCTGCTGCTCTTGACCGATGCCGCGGATTCGTTGGCCTGA
- the uidA gene encoding beta-glucuronidase, with protein MLKPRPTITRELINLDGLWRFALEDADVPEPWRGVLGGKLEAPVPSSYNDLFADQKIRDHVGWVWYQRTVRVPRGWTGERVLLRLDAATHEGKVYVDDVLVARHVGGYTPFEADITDHVSPGGEFRLTVGVNNELTSATIPPGSISVSQDGRRQQTYLHDFYNYAGLARSVWLYSKPERHISDITVVTGVIGRTGVVDYSVETNHQTSVRVRVLDATGQEVSSAEGSQGTLTIDDVLLWRPGAAYLYNLVVELLDGEDVIDSYTEPFGVRTVEVRGTQFLINGEPFYFTGFGKHEDTAVRGKGHDNAYLVHDFQLLDWVGANSFRTSHYPYAEEVLEFADRHGIVVVDETAAVGLNLGVQGGLTGVGPKPTFSPDTFNHETQAAHAQHLREVISRDKNHPSVVMWSIANEPASNEDGAREFFKPLVQLARELDPTRPLTYAAVMFATFQNDKIADLFDVLSINRYYGWYVFTGDLKTAEDYLERDLRGWLEAFGKPIMMSEYGADTMPGQHSIWDMPWSEEYQQSFLAMNHRVFDRIDGFVGEHVWNFADFQTSNGIHRVDGNRKGVFSRDRKPKAAAHTLRARWTGLNGAKPAMDETEVPENITSELNPAPALEGAK; from the coding sequence TTGCTTAAGCCCCGCCCTACAATTACCCGAGAACTTATCAACCTGGACGGTCTTTGGCGCTTCGCCCTTGAAGATGCAGACGTTCCCGAGCCTTGGAGAGGCGTCCTGGGGGGCAAACTCGAAGCCCCTGTCCCCTCGAGTTATAACGATCTCTTTGCTGACCAGAAGATCCGGGACCACGTGGGCTGGGTGTGGTACCAGCGGACGGTGCGCGTACCGCGGGGCTGGACCGGGGAAAGGGTTTTGCTCCGTTTGGACGCAGCCACGCACGAGGGCAAGGTCTATGTTGACGACGTCCTGGTAGCCCGGCACGTCGGTGGCTACACGCCCTTTGAAGCAGACATCACCGACCACGTCTCACCCGGAGGTGAATTCAGGCTCACCGTTGGGGTAAATAATGAACTGACCAGTGCCACCATCCCACCTGGCAGCATCAGCGTCAGCCAGGACGGCCGACGCCAACAGACTTACCTGCATGACTTCTACAACTACGCTGGCCTGGCGAGGTCAGTGTGGCTCTACAGCAAGCCAGAACGCCACATCAGCGACATCACCGTTGTTACCGGCGTTATTGGCCGAACCGGCGTCGTGGATTATTCTGTCGAAACCAATCACCAAACATCGGTCCGTGTGCGGGTTTTGGATGCTACAGGCCAGGAAGTTTCATCGGCAGAAGGCAGCCAAGGAACACTCACTATTGACGACGTCTTGCTGTGGCGACCAGGTGCAGCCTACCTGTACAACCTGGTGGTAGAGCTCCTCGACGGCGAAGACGTGATTGACAGCTATACGGAGCCGTTTGGTGTGAGGACCGTCGAAGTCCGCGGGACCCAGTTCCTTATCAACGGAGAGCCCTTCTACTTTACTGGCTTCGGTAAGCACGAGGACACAGCCGTTCGGGGCAAGGGTCACGACAACGCCTACCTTGTGCACGACTTCCAGTTGCTGGATTGGGTGGGCGCCAACTCGTTCAGGACCTCGCACTACCCCTACGCGGAGGAGGTGCTGGAATTCGCTGACCGCCACGGCATCGTCGTCGTCGATGAAACTGCCGCCGTCGGACTGAACCTGGGGGTCCAGGGAGGGCTGACAGGGGTGGGCCCCAAGCCCACGTTTTCGCCGGACACCTTCAACCACGAAACCCAGGCGGCCCACGCACAGCACCTTCGCGAGGTCATCTCACGCGATAAGAACCACCCAAGCGTTGTCATGTGGAGTATCGCCAACGAACCGGCCTCGAACGAGGACGGGGCCCGGGAGTTCTTCAAGCCACTCGTTCAACTGGCCCGTGAGCTCGATCCAACGCGTCCGCTGACCTACGCCGCAGTCATGTTTGCAACCTTCCAGAACGACAAAATCGCAGACCTCTTCGACGTCCTCAGCATTAATCGCTACTACGGCTGGTACGTCTTTACGGGGGATCTTAAGACGGCAGAAGATTACCTTGAACGTGACCTCCGCGGCTGGCTGGAGGCCTTCGGCAAACCCATCATGATGAGCGAATACGGGGCAGACACCATGCCCGGACAACACTCCATCTGGGACATGCCTTGGAGCGAGGAGTACCAGCAATCGTTCCTCGCCATGAACCACCGCGTCTTTGACAGGATTGATGGCTTCGTAGGTGAACACGTCTGGAACTTCGCCGACTTCCAAACGTCAAACGGGATCCACCGCGTGGACGGCAACCGTAAGGGCGTTTTTAGCCGGGACAGAAAACCAAAAGCGGCAGCTCACACCCTGCGTGCCCGATGGACTGGTCTCAACGGTGCCAAGCCCGCCATGGACGAAACAGAAGTTCCCGAAAACATAACAAGCGAGCTCAATCCAGCACCGGCCCTCGAAGGAGCAAAATGA
- a CDS encoding SDR family NAD(P)-dependent oxidoreductase, with the protein MTNNIKALTGSRPVREWLAHPAGGPLLRGMLNEAGQDESALKPIDHLALQQLVELGGGQFPQSLLDHLVREANGGIEPEEDAEDIDDALWQERITDGRFLGKTVIVTGAGSGIGRATASRIAREGGRVIAVDIAAARLDSLAMDHPQADVVTVQADITKDEDILRIVEAAGDRIYALANVAGIMDDMTPLHEVADDVWNRVFAVNVDGMFRLTRAVLPAMLAAGRGSIVNVASEAALRGNSAGLAYTASKHAVLGMTRSTAFMYAPQGIRVNAVAPGPVATGIEATFGSELGANRLAPFMQIIPPVAVASQLAASITFLLSEDGTNISGAVLPSDGAWSVQ; encoded by the coding sequence ATGACCAACAACATCAAAGCACTAACCGGCTCGCGTCCCGTTCGGGAATGGCTCGCCCATCCCGCTGGCGGTCCCCTCCTTCGGGGAATGCTTAACGAGGCCGGACAGGACGAATCAGCCCTGAAACCCATCGATCACCTTGCCCTGCAACAGCTGGTTGAACTCGGTGGCGGACAGTTCCCGCAGTCCCTGCTTGATCATCTGGTGAGGGAAGCAAATGGTGGAATCGAACCCGAGGAGGACGCTGAGGACATCGACGACGCCCTGTGGCAGGAACGCATCACCGACGGCAGATTCCTGGGCAAGACTGTCATCGTCACGGGCGCCGGCTCCGGGATCGGCCGCGCCACTGCTTCCAGGATTGCCCGGGAAGGGGGAAGGGTGATTGCCGTAGACATCGCAGCTGCCCGGCTCGACTCACTGGCGATGGATCACCCGCAGGCTGACGTGGTAACAGTGCAGGCCGACATCACCAAGGATGAAGACATTCTGAGGATTGTTGAAGCGGCTGGAGACCGTATATATGCCTTGGCAAACGTCGCCGGAATCATGGACGACATGACCCCCTTGCACGAGGTGGCCGATGACGTCTGGAACCGGGTATTCGCGGTCAACGTCGACGGAATGTTCCGCCTGACCCGCGCCGTACTACCGGCCATGCTGGCTGCCGGACGCGGTTCCATCGTGAACGTTGCCTCCGAAGCCGCGCTCCGCGGCAACTCTGCAGGGCTCGCGTACACCGCGTCCAAACACGCAGTTCTCGGAATGACCCGCAGTACTGCCTTTATGTACGCGCCCCAGGGAATCCGCGTCAACGCAGTCGCCCCGGGCCCGGTTGCAACAGGCATCGAGGCCACCTTTGGCTCGGAGCTCGGGGCGAACCGGTTGGCTCCGTTCATGCAGATAATCCCACCTGTTGCTGTGGCCTCGCAGCTGGCTGCCTCCATCACGTTCCTCCTCAGCGAGGACGGAACCAACATCTCCGGCGCCGTCCTGCCATCGGACGGTGCGTGGTCGGTCCAGTAA
- a CDS encoding dipeptide/oligopeptide/nickel ABC transporter permease/ATP-binding protein, with protein MSIEELSVTSGLAAPPRKSPLRKLATDPQAVITSVLLLVIIILGLLTPWIAPHDPNEAQLNAINATPGTPGYPLGADQNGRDIASRLLHSISTSLIAGLIGASVALAIGITFGLIGGYFGRRLRTATEWVFSLIMTFPGLLLLIVLMPVTKGDYRATMLIFGVLLSPGVYRIVRNLVLGVKNELYVDAARVSGLSNLRILGRHVLFAVRGPIIVAAAFLIGSAISLQSGLAFLGVGSNLVPSFGAMIADGFTNLYVDPTQFIWPSVMLGTLTASLVLLGNSLRDAFEGAKLKPSKASAPRTNTPRAITPTTDSIQGSAADLLSVDDLAIAYPTPSGQLREVVKGVSLSLRAGETLGLVGESGSGKTQTAFAILGVLPPEAVITQGAIQLDGRHLIGLSEQGLRTLRGREIAYIPQEPMSNLDPSYTVGAQLVEGIRASARMSRREAKAKVIALLARVGIQDPQRTFNSYPHQISGGMAQRVLIAGAVASRPKLLIADEPTTALDVTVQAEILDLIRDLQAELNMAVLLVTHNFGVVADICDRIAVMQDGRVVESGTALELFREPQHSYTQLLLGSILDEHTVRTDQPRPVVTATGGKN; from the coding sequence TTGAGCATCGAAGAACTCAGCGTGACTTCCGGGTTGGCAGCCCCACCCCGGAAGTCTCCGCTACGGAAACTCGCCACCGACCCTCAGGCAGTGATTACTTCGGTCCTGCTACTGGTCATCATCATCCTGGGTCTTCTCACTCCCTGGATCGCCCCGCACGATCCCAATGAGGCACAACTCAATGCGATAAACGCCACACCTGGCACCCCGGGATACCCCCTCGGAGCCGACCAGAACGGACGCGACATCGCTTCCCGGCTCCTCCATTCAATCAGCACCAGCCTGATCGCAGGCCTGATTGGAGCAAGCGTTGCCCTGGCTATCGGAATAACTTTTGGCCTTATCGGCGGATACTTCGGCCGACGGCTCCGAACCGCGACAGAGTGGGTCTTCAGCCTCATCATGACGTTCCCCGGGCTGCTGCTCCTGATCGTCCTGATGCCCGTGACCAAGGGCGACTACCGGGCAACCATGCTGATCTTTGGAGTGCTGCTCTCCCCCGGGGTCTATCGCATCGTGAGGAACCTGGTCCTTGGCGTGAAGAACGAACTCTACGTCGATGCCGCCCGCGTCTCCGGACTGTCCAACCTTAGAATCCTGGGCCGCCACGTGCTGTTCGCTGTCCGTGGGCCCATCATCGTCGCCGCAGCGTTCCTGATAGGTTCGGCGATCAGCCTGCAGTCCGGCCTGGCCTTTCTCGGCGTTGGGTCCAACCTCGTTCCCAGCTTTGGTGCAATGATCGCCGACGGCTTCACAAACCTTTATGTCGATCCCACCCAATTCATCTGGCCCAGCGTCATGCTCGGCACGCTTACTGCTTCCCTTGTATTGCTCGGAAATTCCCTCCGGGACGCCTTTGAGGGAGCAAAGCTGAAACCATCCAAGGCTTCGGCGCCCAGAACAAATACCCCCAGAGCAATTACCCCCACCACGGACAGCATCCAAGGTTCAGCGGCGGACCTGCTCTCGGTTGACGACCTGGCCATCGCTTACCCCACTCCATCAGGCCAGCTGAGGGAAGTGGTGAAGGGAGTCAGCCTCAGCCTGCGTGCAGGTGAAACCCTGGGCTTGGTGGGTGAATCCGGCTCCGGAAAGACGCAGACCGCGTTTGCCATCCTCGGTGTGCTTCCGCCCGAGGCCGTGATCACACAAGGCGCTATTCAGTTGGATGGCCGCCATCTGATCGGTCTTTCGGAGCAAGGGCTACGCACCCTGCGAGGACGCGAGATCGCGTACATCCCGCAGGAACCCATGTCGAATTTGGACCCCTCCTACACAGTTGGCGCCCAACTCGTCGAAGGCATCCGCGCCTCAGCCCGGATGTCACGCCGGGAGGCAAAGGCGAAGGTGATAGCGCTGCTGGCACGTGTGGGTATCCAAGATCCCCAGCGAACGTTCAATTCCTACCCGCACCAGATCTCCGGCGGAATGGCACAACGCGTCCTCATCGCAGGCGCCGTGGCAAGCCGCCCCAAGCTCCTCATCGCCGATGAACCCACGACGGCACTTGACGTCACAGTCCAGGCCGAAATCCTGGACCTGATACGGGACCTCCAGGCCGAGCTCAACATGGCTGTGTTGCTCGTAACGCACAACTTTGGAGTCGTGGCAGATATCTGCGATCGGATCGCCGTGATGCAGGACGGCCGGGTTGTCGAATCAGGGACCGCGCTGGAGCTCTTCCGGGAGCCGCAACATTCATACACTCAACTGCTTCTGGGCTCCATCCTCGACGAGCACACCGTTCGAACCGACCAGCCTAGGCCTGTCGTGACGGCCACCGGGGGAAAGAACTGA
- a CDS encoding alpha-L-arabinofuranosidase C-terminal domain-containing protein yields MASSPRLVVNLDIAGPTISRHVYGHFAEHLGRCIYGGFWVGEDSEIPNTRGIRNDVVEALRELRIPNLRWPGGCFADEYHWRHGVGPREQRPVMVNSHWGDVVEDNSFGTHEFMDLCEMLGADAYVNGNVGSGTVQEMSEWIEYLTRADDSPMARLRRQNGRDQPWKVPFFGIGNEPWGCGGNFRAEAYADLARQYSTFVRSHNGNDVYRIAAGANDDDVAWTKALMEALHDKGGPGRKSSPYQGVSLHYYTMSGHWDSKGSATEFNEEEYWKTVKAAHHIETLLTAHSTMMDVYDPHKAVGLVLDEWGTWWDVEPGTNPGFLYQQNTIRDALVAAIHFDSFHRHADRLVMANIAQTVNVLQAMLLTDPESGALVKTPTFHVFAMNAGHQDATALHTHLDSDGSHKLEGEQVPTFTASASTKDGQVLISMANLELEDESEVVLDLRGGSLEQVEALVLSGDKVSAFNAPAHPDAVTPRFLEVEEREGQLVLRLPAHSFATVRGTLSGQVPVVTAAAAATSSPATGSKPCLNC; encoded by the coding sequence ATGGCATCTTCGCCCCGGCTCGTCGTCAATCTGGACATTGCGGGTCCCACCATCAGCCGTCACGTCTACGGCCATTTCGCCGAACATTTGGGCCGTTGCATCTACGGTGGTTTTTGGGTGGGGGAGGACAGCGAAATACCCAACACCCGTGGCATCCGGAATGATGTGGTGGAAGCCCTGCGCGAGTTGCGCATCCCAAATCTTCGCTGGCCCGGCGGTTGCTTCGCCGATGAATACCACTGGCGTCACGGCGTCGGCCCTCGTGAGCAGCGCCCCGTGATGGTCAATTCCCATTGGGGCGATGTCGTAGAAGACAATTCGTTTGGCACCCATGAGTTCATGGACCTCTGCGAAATGCTCGGCGCGGACGCCTACGTCAACGGCAATGTGGGTTCCGGCACGGTCCAGGAAATGAGCGAATGGATCGAATACCTCACCCGCGCCGATGATTCACCTATGGCTCGCCTGAGGCGACAGAACGGACGCGACCAGCCCTGGAAAGTCCCCTTCTTCGGCATCGGCAACGAACCTTGGGGGTGCGGTGGCAACTTCCGGGCTGAGGCCTACGCAGACTTGGCCCGGCAGTACAGCACCTTTGTCCGCTCCCACAACGGCAATGATGTTTACCGGATAGCAGCCGGCGCCAACGACGATGACGTGGCATGGACCAAAGCCCTGATGGAAGCGCTTCATGACAAGGGCGGGCCAGGCCGCAAGAGCTCCCCATATCAAGGTGTCTCGCTCCACTACTACACGATGTCCGGTCACTGGGACAGCAAAGGCTCCGCCACGGAATTCAATGAGGAAGAGTACTGGAAGACGGTCAAGGCCGCCCATCACATTGAGACCCTGCTGACTGCGCACTCCACCATGATGGACGTCTACGATCCGCACAAGGCGGTGGGGTTGGTCCTGGACGAGTGGGGCACATGGTGGGACGTAGAGCCCGGCACCAACCCCGGCTTCCTCTATCAGCAGAACACCATCCGCGACGCCCTCGTGGCCGCAATCCACTTTGACTCCTTCCACCGTCATGCCGACCGTCTCGTCATGGCGAACATCGCCCAAACGGTCAACGTCCTGCAAGCCATGCTGCTCACGGATCCAGAGAGCGGAGCGCTCGTAAAGACGCCCACGTTCCACGTCTTCGCCATGAACGCAGGGCATCAGGATGCCACCGCGTTGCATACCCACCTTGACTCTGACGGCTCGCACAAGCTGGAGGGGGAGCAGGTTCCCACGTTCACTGCCTCCGCCAGCACCAAGGATGGCCAAGTGCTCATCTCCATGGCCAACCTGGAACTGGAGGACGAGAGCGAGGTGGTGCTGGACCTGCGCGGCGGGTCCCTGGAGCAGGTGGAAGCACTGGTCCTTTCCGGCGACAAAGTTTCAGCGTTCAACGCGCCCGCACACCCCGACGCCGTCACGCCGCGCTTCCTCGAAGTTGAAGAACGCGAGGGCCAGTTGGTACTGCGTCTTCCAGCCCACTCTTTCGCGACCGTTCGGGGAACACTGTCTGGTCAGGTCCCTGTAGTCACTGCTGCAGCGGCCGCGACGTCCAGCCCCGCCACGGGCAGCAAGCCCTGCTTGAACTGTTGA
- a CDS encoding ATP-binding cassette domain-containing protein, with protein MTTPLLNVKDLRVAFKGRGFRPREVEVLHGVSLTIAEGETLGVVGESGSGKTTIGRAVLGLVKPSGGRITFRGSDITHATPKERRTLSKDIQVVFQDPYTSLNPSLTIGDTLSEPLIVQGTSATEARARVRMLLDQVGLPGDAAERLPREFSGGQRQRVAIARALAPEPKLIVCDEPVSALDLSTQARVMDLFIDIQRRTGVAYLFVSHDLAVVRHISHRVSVVYRGDIVETGRADRVTSTPEHPYTQRLLLAAPIADPVEQEKRRADRHRLAELHRDQHIQAGVSG; from the coding sequence ATGACAACACCGCTATTGAACGTAAAAGACCTCCGCGTGGCCTTCAAAGGCCGCGGATTCCGGCCCCGGGAGGTGGAAGTCCTGCACGGGGTTTCCCTAACAATCGCGGAGGGTGAGACACTCGGCGTCGTGGGCGAATCCGGATCCGGAAAGACCACCATTGGGCGGGCAGTGCTGGGTCTTGTAAAGCCCAGTGGTGGGCGCATCACCTTCCGGGGTTCTGACATTACCCATGCCACTCCGAAGGAACGCCGTACCCTGTCCAAAGACATCCAGGTAGTCTTCCAGGACCCGTATACCTCCCTCAACCCGTCCCTGACCATTGGTGACACCCTGAGCGAGCCCCTCATCGTCCAGGGAACAAGTGCCACTGAAGCCCGGGCCCGTGTACGCATGCTGTTGGATCAAGTCGGCCTGCCCGGTGACGCTGCCGAACGTTTGCCCCGGGAGTTCAGTGGCGGACAACGTCAACGGGTCGCCATAGCCCGGGCACTTGCGCCGGAACCGAAACTCATTGTCTGCGACGAGCCGGTCTCCGCGTTGGACCTTTCCACACAGGCCCGCGTCATGGACCTTTTCATCGACATTCAACGGCGCACAGGCGTTGCCTACTTGTTCGTCTCGCACGATTTGGCCGTGGTTCGGCACATCAGCCACCGCGTCAGCGTCGTCTACAGAGGGGACATCGTTGAAACTGGCCGCGCCGACCGGGTAACTTCCACTCCAGAGCATCCCTACACCCAGAGGCTGTTACTCGCAGCGCCCATCGCAGACCCTGTGGAGCAAGAAAAACGCCGGGCAGATCGCCATCGCCTTGCGGAGCTGCACCGGGATCAGCATATCCAAGCAGGAGTGTCGGGATGA